TGGCTACACCGACACCAACCTTGTCCTTGCGGTTGCCGACAACCACCAACGCCTTAAAGCGGAAGCGGCGGCCACCCTTTACCACGCGGCTCACGCGGTCAATGTTGATTACCAATTCCTCAAACTCTTTTGGTGCGTCATCGCGCACATTTCGCCGGTCATCGCGGCGACCACCACGCGGACTGCGAGGCCGGCGGCCTTCTGCGCGTGGGGTAGTATTTGCAGCTTGTTCTGCCATACTAGAACTCCAATCCTTCTTGGCGCGCAGCATCAGCCAATGCCTTCAAGCGACCAGCGTACTGGCGGCCGTTGCGGTCAAAGACCACTGCGCTAATTTTACTTTTCTTTGCTTTCTTAGCAATTTCCGTACCGATGGCAGCACATTTTTCGCTCATCGTACCTTTTGCTTTGGTGCCGACAGTGGTTGCGGCAGCCAATGTCTTGCCAGCGATGTCGTCGATCAGCTGAGCACTGACGTGCATGTTGCTGATGGTGACCGTCAGGCGTGGGCGCTCTGCAGTGCCTGAAACTTTCGCGCGAACGCGGTTTTTGCGAAGAGCTTGGTTGAGTAATTTCTTGTTTTCAGCCATGATTACTTACCTGTCTTTCCTGCTTTGCGCAAAATTTGCTCGTCAGCGTACTTGATACCCTTGCCCTTGTATGGTTCAGGCTTCTTCAGCGCGCGGATTTCCGCAGCGACTTGGCCGACTTGCTGTTTATTGATACCGCTGACGATGATGGTCATCTTTTCGTTGGTAACGGTGATGCCCTCTGGGGCTTTGTATTTGACTGGGTGTGAAAACCCGAGCGCCATTTCCAGCTCATTGTTACTGGAGCTCACGCGGAAACCGACACCATTGACCTCGAGACGCTTCTCGTAGCCCTTGGTCACGCCGATTACCATGTTGTTGATCAGCGCGCGCATCAGACCGTGCTGGGCGCGAGCAGTTTTAGACTCATCCTTCGGATGAACCGTGACTTGTCCGTCTTCGACTTTCACCTCAACTGCTGGCGTGATGAATTGTGTCAATTCACCTTTCGGGCCCTTTACGACCACATCACCAGAGTCAACCGTGATTGTCACACCGGCCGGAATAACCACCGGCAGTTTTCCGATTCGACTCAGACTCATTACTCACCTTTCGTGTGATTTGATATTAACCCTGGTATTTTAGCATAGATTAGGGGTGAAATGCAAGGCGGGCTCTCACCGACCATGTACTACATAAATCGCGTTAATATATATTGTAATGTTCTTTTGCGATGTTCAGCAGGAGTTCATATGCCCAACCAACTATCTTTTTCTCGCTTAGTTCCGATAATCTCTTATCGCCATGGAATAGGTTACAGCGTATAGTATATATAACATCCGCAAGATTTTCTAAATCTAAATCTTCTTCATTCCTAAGACACTTTTCCTTTTCATTTTCCTTTCCTTTTTTCATATTTTTAACACTTAATCTCCCTTCGGGCTTTGTACTCTTGAAATCCTTGATTATGCACTCTCTGTTCGTACTCACATATTCTCCCGCTATGCTTTTGAAATATTCTTTGAATCTATCTGGCTCT
The window above is part of the Candidatus Saccharibacteria bacterium oral taxon 488 genome. Proteins encoded here:
- a CDS encoding 50S ribosomal protein L18, which gives rise to MAENKKLLNQALRKNRVRAKVSGTAERPRLTVTISNMHVSAQLIDDIAGKTLAAATTVGTKAKGTMSEKCAAIGTEIAKKAKKSKISAVVFDRNGRQYAGRLKALADAARQEGLEF
- a CDS encoding 50S ribosomal protein L6 — translated: MSRIGKLPVVIPAGVTITVDSGDVVVKGPKGELTQFITPAVEVKVEDGQVTVHPKDESKTARAQHGLMRALINNMVIGVTKGYEKRLEVNGVGFRVSSSNNELEMALGFSHPVKYKAPEGITVTNEKMTIIVSGINKQQVGQVAAEIRALKKPEPYKGKGIKYADEQILRKAGKTGK